A stretch of Acidobacteriota bacterium DNA encodes these proteins:
- a CDS encoding hydrogenase maturation protease translates to MDRPADRLRALLDAARRADRKIVVLGIGNELLGDDAVGDRVARELAPYNDHRFEAIPAGNAPENGAYMVSRAAPAVLIIIDAAEPAGGAGEGADSAAPWDFYPADSLDTFCHSTHSVPLSMLVSVWLQERPHLDVRFIGIAIRDTTFMASLSPPVDASRAEIVGVFRSAVGNREQ, encoded by the coding sequence ATGGACCGTCCGGCGGACAGACTGCGCGCCCTGCTCGACGCGGCGCGCCGGGCGGACCGTAAAATTGTCGTTTTGGGTATCGGGAACGAGCTCCTGGGTGACGACGCGGTCGGCGATCGCGTCGCCCGGGAGCTCGCGCCGTATAACGACCACCGTTTTGAGGCCATCCCCGCCGGCAACGCACCCGAAAACGGCGCCTACATGGTCAGTCGGGCCGCCCCTGCTGTGCTGATCATCATCGACGCAGCCGAGCCGGCCGGCGGTGCAGGGGAAGGCGCCGACAGCGCTGCGCCGTGGGATTTCTATCCTGCCGATTCACTCGACACGTTCTGCCACTCCACCCATTCAGTGCCCCTGAGCATGCTCGTGAGCGTCTGGCTGCAGGAGCGGCCGCATCTCGATGTGCGGTTCATTGGCATCGCCATCCGCGACACGACGTTCATGGCATCTCTGTCGCCGCCGGTGGACGCCAGCCGCGCCGAGATCGTGGGAGTGTTCCGGTCGGCGGTGGGAAACAGGGAACAGTGA
- a CDS encoding 4Fe-4S binding protein, translating into MKKVGLLLPEMMSHLAHKPVTRLYPFEKVTAPEGFRGTPRFKPNNCIGCKACVRDCTAEAIEIDVRKIDPPPGSPEGTKPTKKMVCTIYLDRCVHCARCVEVCPKDALYMDTEFEVANFTRDALKIVQESD; encoded by the coding sequence ATGAAGAAAGTCGGACTGCTGTTGCCTGAAATGATGAGCCACCTGGCCCACAAGCCGGTTACCCGCCTCTATCCGTTCGAGAAGGTGACCGCGCCCGAAGGCTTTCGCGGCACGCCCCGTTTCAAGCCGAACAACTGCATCGGCTGCAAGGCCTGCGTGCGCGACTGTACCGCCGAGGCCATCGAAATCGATGTCCGCAAGATCGATCCGCCCCCCGGCTCCCCCGAGGGGACCAAGCCGACGAAGAAGATGGTCTGCACCATCTACCTGGACCGCTGCGTGCACTGCGCCCGCTGCGTCGAGGTCTGCCCCAAGGACGCCCTGTACATGGACACGGAGTTCGAGGTGGCCAACTTCACCCGCGACGCGCTGAAAATCGTGCAGGAATCGGATTGA